One part of the Salmo salar chromosome ssa28, Ssal_v3.1, whole genome shotgun sequence genome encodes these proteins:
- the abcc3 gene encoding ATP-binding cassette sub-family C member 3 isoform X4: MLRAAKLMHLYMLQGVLRAPQGFFESTPTGRVLNRFSKDVDIIDSHIPDNIDIWMRTFWYTVNVLIVCSALTPLFLLVVVPLTVFYWWVQRFYVATSRQLKRLESVSRSPIYSHFSETVTGSSIIRAYGRHNAFVLMSDMKVDENQKSYYPGIVSNRWLGVRIEFIGNCIVLFAALFAVIGKDKLNPGLVGLSVSYALLVTMSLNWMVRMTSDLESNIVAVERVKEYSETKTEAPWEVEDKKPSSDWPSQGNVEFSDYSVRYREGLELVLKNLTLSVKGGEKIGIVGRTGAGKSSMTLCLFRLLEAAGGEITIDGVKISEIGLHDLRSKLTIIPQEPVLFSGSLRMNLDPFEKYSDGEVWKALELSHLNKFVSNQPAKLELECSEGGENLSVGQRQLVCLARALLRKTRILILDEATAAIDLETDDLIQSTIRTQFEDCTVFTIAHRLNTIMDYTRVLVLDKGQIAEFDTPTNLLFRRGIFYGMAKDAGLAQ; this comes from the exons ATGCTGCGGGCAGCCAAACTCATGCACCTCTACATGCTCCAGGGGGTGCTGAGGGCACCCCAGGGCTTCTTCGAGAGCACCCCCACGGGGCGCGTACTAAACCGCTTCAGCAAAGACGTGGACATTATAGACTCGCACATCCCAGACAATATTGACATATGGATGCGCACTTTCTGGTACACAGTGAATGTGCTGATCGTATGCTCTGCCCTCACCCCTCTGTTCCTACTAGTCGTAGTGCCGTTAACGGTGTTCTATTGGTGGGTCCAG AGATTTTATGTGGCCACATCTCGGCAGTTAAAGCGGCTGGAGTCGGTCAGCAGGTCTCCCATATACTCCCATTTCTCTGAGACCGTCACTGGCTCAAGTATTATCAGAGCCTACGGCAGACACAATGCCTTTGTACTAATGAGTGACATGAAGGTGGATGAGAACCAAAAGAGTTACTACCCTGGTATAGTGTCCAACAG gtggttaGGGGTGCGTATAGAGTTCATTGGGAACTGCATCGTACTGTTTGCTGCTCTGTTTGCTGTGATCGGGAAAGACAAGCTCAACCCTGGACTGGTGGGACTCTCTGTGTCCTACGCTCTACTG GTGACCATGTCACTGAACTGGATGGTGAGGATGACGTCAGATCTGGAGAGCAACATCGTAGCCGTGGAGAGAGTCAAGGAGTACTCCGAGACCAAGACTGAG GCCCCATGGGAGGTGGAGGACAAGAAGCCTTCGTCTGATTGGCCGTCCCAGGGAAACGTAGAGTTCAGTGACTACAGCGTGAGGTACAGAGAGGGACTGGAGCTGGTCCTTAAGAACCTCACCCTCAGTGTcaaaggaggagagaag ATAGGTATCGTGGGTCGTACTGGGGCTGGTAAGTCCTCTATGACACTGTGCCTGTTTCGACTTCTGGAGGCGGCAGGGGGAGAGATCACCATCGACGGGGTCAAGATATCAGAGATAGGACTGCATGACCTGAGATCTAAACTCACCATTATaccacag gaGCCTGTGCTGTTCTCTGGCAGTCTTAGGATGAACCTGGACCCCTTTGAGAAGTACAGTGACGGTGAGGTATGGAAGGCTCTGGAACTATCCCACCTCAACAAGTTTGTCAGCAACCAGCCGGCTAAACTGGAGCTGGAGTgttcagagggaggagagaacctTAG tgtgggCCAGAGGCAGCTGGTGTGTTTAGCCAGGGCTCTTCTGAGGAAGACAAGGATCCTGATCCTGGATGAAGCTACAGCTGCCATCGACCTAGAGACCGACGACCTCATCCAGTCAACCATCAGGACACAGTTTGAGGACTGCACCGTCTTCACCATCGCTCACAGACTCAACACCATCATGGACTATACTAG AGTGCTGGTCTTGGACAAGGGACAGATTGCTGAATTTGACACTCCTACAAACCTCTTATTCCGGAGAGGAATCTTCTATGGTATGGCTAAAGATGCAGGACTGGCACAATAG
- the abcc3 gene encoding ATP-binding cassette sub-family C member 3 isoform X5 — protein MLLWAWHKRFYVATSRQLKRLESVSRSPIYSHFSETVTGSSIIRAYGRHNAFVLMSDMKVDENQKSYYPGIVSNRWLGVRIEFIGNCIVLFAALFAVIGKDKLNPGLVGLSVSYALLVTMSLNWMVRMTSDLESNIVAVERVKEYSETKTEAPWEVEDKKPSSDWPSQGNVEFSDYSVRYREGLELVLKNLTLSVKGGEKIGIVGRTGAGKSSMTLCLFRLLEAAGGEITIDGVKISEIGLHDLRSKLTIIPQEPVLFSGSLRMNLDPFEKYSDGEVWKALELSHLNKFVSNQPAKLELECSEGGENLSVGQRQLVCLARALLRKTRILILDEATAAIDLETDDLIQSTIRTQFEDCTVFTIAHRLNTIMDYTRVLVLDKGQIAEFDTPTNLLFRRGIFYGMAKDAGLAQ, from the exons atgctgcTTTGGGCATGGCACAAG AGATTTTATGTGGCCACATCTCGGCAGTTAAAGCGGCTGGAGTCGGTCAGCAGGTCTCCCATATACTCCCATTTCTCTGAGACCGTCACTGGCTCAAGTATTATCAGAGCCTACGGCAGACACAATGCCTTTGTACTAATGAGTGACATGAAGGTGGATGAGAACCAAAAGAGTTACTACCCTGGTATAGTGTCCAACAG gtggttaGGGGTGCGTATAGAGTTCATTGGGAACTGCATCGTACTGTTTGCTGCTCTGTTTGCTGTGATCGGGAAAGACAAGCTCAACCCTGGACTGGTGGGACTCTCTGTGTCCTACGCTCTACTG GTGACCATGTCACTGAACTGGATGGTGAGGATGACGTCAGATCTGGAGAGCAACATCGTAGCCGTGGAGAGAGTCAAGGAGTACTCCGAGACCAAGACTGAG GCCCCATGGGAGGTGGAGGACAAGAAGCCTTCGTCTGATTGGCCGTCCCAGGGAAACGTAGAGTTCAGTGACTACAGCGTGAGGTACAGAGAGGGACTGGAGCTGGTCCTTAAGAACCTCACCCTCAGTGTcaaaggaggagagaag ATAGGTATCGTGGGTCGTACTGGGGCTGGTAAGTCCTCTATGACACTGTGCCTGTTTCGACTTCTGGAGGCGGCAGGGGGAGAGATCACCATCGACGGGGTCAAGATATCAGAGATAGGACTGCATGACCTGAGATCTAAACTCACCATTATaccacag gaGCCTGTGCTGTTCTCTGGCAGTCTTAGGATGAACCTGGACCCCTTTGAGAAGTACAGTGACGGTGAGGTATGGAAGGCTCTGGAACTATCCCACCTCAACAAGTTTGTCAGCAACCAGCCGGCTAAACTGGAGCTGGAGTgttcagagggaggagagaacctTAG tgtgggCCAGAGGCAGCTGGTGTGTTTAGCCAGGGCTCTTCTGAGGAAGACAAGGATCCTGATCCTGGATGAAGCTACAGCTGCCATCGACCTAGAGACCGACGACCTCATCCAGTCAACCATCAGGACACAGTTTGAGGACTGCACCGTCTTCACCATCGCTCACAGACTCAACACCATCATGGACTATACTAG AGTGCTGGTCTTGGACAAGGGACAGATTGCTGAATTTGACACTCCTACAAACCTCTTATTCCGGAGAGGAATCTTCTATGGTATGGCTAAAGATGCAGGACTGGCACAATAG
- the abcc3 gene encoding ATP-binding cassette sub-family C member 3 isoform X3 produces the protein MFFAAFLQTLILHQHFQYCFVTGMRLRTSIIGAIYRKSLIITNAAKRTSTVGEIVNLMSVDAQRFMDLTTFLNMLWSAPLQIILALYFLWQNLGPSVLAGVAVMILLIPLNAAIAVKTRAYQVEQMQYKDARIKLMNEILNGIKVLKLYAWESSFKDKVLEIRQKELNVLRKTAYLGALSTMAWTSAPFLVALTTFAVYVTVDKNNILDAEKAFVSLSLFNILRFPLNMFPQVISSIIQASVSLKRIQDFLSHDELDPESVDRNNTATDSSVSVVNGKFTWAKQDPPALHNINLMVPQGSLLAVVGHVGCGKSSLVSALLGEMEKMEGDISIRGSVAYVPQQAWIQNATLRDNILFGKAYNEQKYRCCLEACALTQDLEVLPGGDLTEIGEKGINLSGGQRQRVSLARALYNEADVYLLDDPLSAVDAHVAKHIFDHVIGPEGALQGKTRILVTHGISFLPQVDNIVVMVEGRVSEMGSYQELLKQNGAFAEFLRNYSLEDIIEEDEATEALIDDEEDFPDDALSNHTDMVDNEPVVNEAKRQFIRQISIISGDLENPKSRSVRKRLCSERKHAESDPEKKLPKVEKLIQAETAETGRVKSKVFWEYAKAVGPLLSLFICFLYGCQSAAAIGANVWLSQWTNDAAQNVTQENVSMRVGVYAALGMAQGVLLLANCLLSKAYSMLRAAKLMHLYMLQGVLRAPQGFFESTPTGRVLNRFSKDVDIIDSHIPDNIDIWMRTFWYTVNVLIVCSALTPLFLLVVVPLTVFYWWVQRFYVATSRQLKRLESVSRSPIYSHFSETVTGSSIIRAYGRHNAFVLMSDMKVDENQKSYYPGIVSNRWLGVRIEFIGNCIVLFAALFAVIGKDKLNPGLVGLSVSYALLVTMSLNWMVRMTSDLESNIVAVERVKEYSETKTEAPWEVEDKKPSSDWPSQGNVEFSDYSVRYREGLELVLKNLTLSVKGGEKIGIVGRTGAGKSSMTLCLFRLLEAAGGEITIDGVKISEIGLHDLRSKLTIIPQEPVLFSGSLRMNLDPFEKYSDGEVWKALELSHLNKFVSNQPAKLELECSEGGENLSVGQRQLVCLARALLRKTRILILDEATAAIDLETDDLIQSTIRTQFEDCTVFTIAHRLNTIMDYTRVLVLDKGQIAEFDTPTNLLFRRGIFYGMAKDAGLAQ, from the exons ATGTTCTTTGCAGCCTTCCTCCAGACTCTCATTCTGCACCAACACTTCCAGTACTGCTTCGTCACTGGGATGAGGCTCCGCACCTCCATCATAGGAGCCATCTACAGGAAG tcTCTGATTATCACTAACGCGGCCAAACGTACATCTACAGTGGGAGAGATAGTCAACCTGATGTCAGTGGACGCTCAGCGCTTCATGGATCTCACCACCTTTCTCAACATGCTGTGGTCCGCCCCACTTCAGATCATACTGGCACTATACTTCCTGTGGCAG AATCTGGGTCCGTCAGTGCTGGCTGGTGTTGCTGTGATGATCCTGCTGATCCCCTTAAATGCCGCCATCGCTGTGaagacacgagcctaccag GTGGAGCAGATGCAGTACAAGGACGCTCGCATCAAACTGATGAACGAGATTCTGAACGGGATCAAAGTGTTGAAGCTGTACGCCTGGGAGAGCTCCTTTAAAGACAAGGTTCTGGAGATCAGACAGAAAGAGCTCAATGTGCTCCGCAAGACGGCCTACCTCGGTGCTCTGTCTACCATGGCCTGGACCAGCGCACCATTCCta GTTGCCTTGACAACGTTTGCAGTGTATGTGACTGTGGATAAAAATAACATTTTGGACGCGGAGAAAGCCTTTGTATCTTTGTCTCTGTTCAACATCTTACGGTTCCCTCTCAATATGTTTCCCCAAGTCATCAGCAGTATCATACAG GCCAGCGTGTCCCTGAAGCGTATCCAGGACTTCCTGAGTCATGATGAGCTGGACCCAGAGTCTGTGGACCGGAATAACACTGCCACAG ATAGCTCAGTGTCTGTTGTCAATGGGAAGTTCACCTGGGCAAAACAAGATCCTCCTGCTCTACACAA tataaaTCTGATGGTGCCCCAGGGCTCACTGCTAGCGGTGGTAGGACATGTCGGCTGTGGAAAGTCTTCTCTGGTGTCAGCTCttctgggagagatggagaaaatggAGGGAGACATCTCTATACGG gGTTCGGTGGCCTACGTCCCGCAGCAAGCCTGGATCCAGAATGCCACTCTCAGAGACAACATCCTATTTGGCAAGGCCTACAACGAGCAGAAGTACCGCTGTTGTCTGGAGGCCTGTGCTCTGACCCAGGACCTGGAAGTACTACCTGGAGGAGACCTGACTGAGATCGGAGAGAAG ggaATCAACCTATCAGGTGGTCAGAGACAGAGGGTCAGTCTGGCCAGAGCTCTGTACAACGAGGCAGACGTCTACCTGCTGGATGACCCTCTCTCTGCTGTGGATGCCCACGTGGCCAAACACATCTTCGACCACGTCATTGGCCCAGAGGGGGCGCTGCAGGGCAAA ACGCGGATCCTGGTGACGCACGGCATCAGCTTCCTGCCGCAGGTGGACAACATAGTGGTGATGGTGGAGGGCAGGGTGTCGGAGATGGGCTCATACCAAGAGCTGCTCAAACAGAATGGAGCGTTCGCAGAGTTCCTCAGGAACTATTCCCTGGAGGACATCATCGAGGAGGACGAGGCAACAG AGGCTTTGATTGACGATGAAGAAGACTTCCCTGACGACGCCCTTAGCAACCATACAGACATGGTGGACAACGAACCAGTGGTCAATGAGGCAAAGAGACAGTTCATAAG GCAGATCAGCATCATCTCAGGGGACCTGGAGAACCCAAAGAGCAGGTCTGTCCGGAAGCGTCTGTGCAGCGAGAGGAAGCATGCCGAGTCTGACCCAGAGAAGAAACTACCCAAGGTGGAGAAACTCATCCAGGCAGAGACCGCTGAGACAGGCAGG GTGAAGAGCAAGGTGTTCTGGGAGTATGCCAAGGCAGTAGGGCCTCTGCTGTCCCTCTTCATCTGTTTCCTGTACGGCTGCCAGAGTGCTGCCGCCATCGGAGCCAACGTCTGGCTGAGCCAGTGGACCAATGACGCAGCTCAGAACGTGACCCAGGAGAATGTCAGCatgagggtgggggtgtatgctgcTTTGGGCATGGCACAAG gTGTGCTGTTGCTGGCCAACTGTCTGCTGTCCAAGGCCTACAGCATGCTGCGGGCAGCCAAACTCATGCACCTCTACATGCTCCAGGGGGTGCTGAGGGCACCCCAGGGCTTCTTCGAGAGCACCCCCACGGGGCGCGTACTAAACCGCTTCAGCAAAGACGTGGACATTATAGACTCGCACATCCCAGACAATATTGACATATGGATGCGCACTTTCTGGTACACAGTGAATGTGCTGATCGTATGCTCTGCCCTCACCCCTCTGTTCCTACTAGTCGTAGTGCCGTTAACGGTGTTCTATTGGTGGGTCCAG AGATTTTATGTGGCCACATCTCGGCAGTTAAAGCGGCTGGAGTCGGTCAGCAGGTCTCCCATATACTCCCATTTCTCTGAGACCGTCACTGGCTCAAGTATTATCAGAGCCTACGGCAGACACAATGCCTTTGTACTAATGAGTGACATGAAGGTGGATGAGAACCAAAAGAGTTACTACCCTGGTATAGTGTCCAACAG gtggttaGGGGTGCGTATAGAGTTCATTGGGAACTGCATCGTACTGTTTGCTGCTCTGTTTGCTGTGATCGGGAAAGACAAGCTCAACCCTGGACTGGTGGGACTCTCTGTGTCCTACGCTCTACTG GTGACCATGTCACTGAACTGGATGGTGAGGATGACGTCAGATCTGGAGAGCAACATCGTAGCCGTGGAGAGAGTCAAGGAGTACTCCGAGACCAAGACTGAG GCCCCATGGGAGGTGGAGGACAAGAAGCCTTCGTCTGATTGGCCGTCCCAGGGAAACGTAGAGTTCAGTGACTACAGCGTGAGGTACAGAGAGGGACTGGAGCTGGTCCTTAAGAACCTCACCCTCAGTGTcaaaggaggagagaag ATAGGTATCGTGGGTCGTACTGGGGCTGGTAAGTCCTCTATGACACTGTGCCTGTTTCGACTTCTGGAGGCGGCAGGGGGAGAGATCACCATCGACGGGGTCAAGATATCAGAGATAGGACTGCATGACCTGAGATCTAAACTCACCATTATaccacag gaGCCTGTGCTGTTCTCTGGCAGTCTTAGGATGAACCTGGACCCCTTTGAGAAGTACAGTGACGGTGAGGTATGGAAGGCTCTGGAACTATCCCACCTCAACAAGTTTGTCAGCAACCAGCCGGCTAAACTGGAGCTGGAGTgttcagagggaggagagaacctTAG tgtgggCCAGAGGCAGCTGGTGTGTTTAGCCAGGGCTCTTCTGAGGAAGACAAGGATCCTGATCCTGGATGAAGCTACAGCTGCCATCGACCTAGAGACCGACGACCTCATCCAGTCAACCATCAGGACACAGTTTGAGGACTGCACCGTCTTCACCATCGCTCACAGACTCAACACCATCATGGACTATACTAG AGTGCTGGTCTTGGACAAGGGACAGATTGCTGAATTTGACACTCCTACAAACCTCTTATTCCGGAGAGGAATCTTCTATGGTATGGCTAAAGATGCAGGACTGGCACAATAG